In Oreochromis niloticus isolate F11D_XX linkage group LG12, O_niloticus_UMD_NMBU, whole genome shotgun sequence, the DNA window TgtggcaacccttccaaacaagtcacactctttcagtgtttttgcactgtcgtgaactttaacatttaacatgctaactgaggcctgtggaCTCTGAAATGTAGCTCTTGGGGGACTGCATAGAGGCCTGTGCAAAACTTATGATTAAACACTCAAGCTGTAATAATATATTAATTACTATACATTTTAGGTCAAAATTAGGCTGCCAAGAAACATCACTAATACAACCAATAACAACttcaatttaatttattctCCAGAATACTCCAGAggatacctccacctctccaggctctcctccacctgctccctactATAGAACACCTTGTTGTATGTGAACATCATAGTCAGAGCAAAATATTtactatattttataaatacttTGCTCTTttactatgttttttttttttactgtactatactgctgagtgactgtcttctgcttgaacccatctgtcaccctcctcaccgctgtctcagTGTTCTCATTCATGCCTTCCATAAACCCATTTCTGTCTCCTTGATCTTCTCATCTTAACTCATCTGCTCTTTCCCTCAGAGCCAGTCAAAGACGGTGTGGAAAGTTCAACTACCTTCAGCTTCTTCCGGTCATGAATATTCCACCATCGGCACACACAGATTTGCCAACAAGGTGCGAAccatatttatgtttctttGCTCTGTGCCATTCACCCTACTCCTGTTCACCTTTGCTTAAATTTAAGGCAACAAGTTGCTGCTCTTATCTTTGTCTTATCACCCCTATACAAATCAAGGTCTTCTTGGTGCTGATGACGCTGACATACCTGACCTTAATCTTAATCACATCATTTTGTGCTCACTGCAATATTAAAGTACAAAATCATATGAAATGCTACTTTTCGGTGTCGTGTTGTGTCTTCTGCTCTGCTgtcgtggttttttttttttttcagtttttgttgtttattcttttatttcttctttttaaaatctctCTCCGATGTACAGCTCTATACCCACTCTCCTTCCTCATCCTCGATCGAGCTAATCAGTTATCTGCTTCAGATAACATTCACAGATTCAGCCCTCAGGTGCTGTGTTTGGAAACGTCACTTCAATGCCTGCTAACCACTCAATCGCTGCAGGATTTACTAACGTTTCCTGTGCTCAGTATATAATGTGATGGAATTTCTGCAATAAGTTTAACATCAAGACTTGTCTGAGAATGTATCACATATCACTTCTATCTACATAACTCAAGGGTAAAATACCAAGAACTCAGTTTAATCACACAGTCTCCATCCAGTAATGGCTGTCATCTTACAAAAAAGTCGGTCTACAGTGCACGACTGGAATTTACTTGATTTCCACCTTCTATCACAGCATGGGCAGACAATCCAGTCTGTATTTATAACGCACATGTGCAGGAAGTGAAcctaaacacaacaacaacaacaaaataaaaccttcTTTTGAGTCTAATGGCAAAATTTGTAACAGGAAACAAAATAACCgtataaaaacagagaaaacctccAGGATTGAACAGGAAGTCAAAATTCTGGGAGAAATCAGGGACCATGACGCGTTGTTGAGGTTTTGAATAACACACCCAAGCAATATCAAGTGTGTAATATTTATTTAGTTGCTCCTCAGTGGAAAGTAAATTTGCTTAAGACATTCCTGGGATTCATGGctcctcttttcttttatcaacacctttgtttaaaaaaactaaatacacaGGTAGAAGGTGTGACAATTGCTCAGGCATATAAATACTGTAATACTATAATATCTGACTCTAGGTGGAGGAAACTGTGCAGAATCACATGGCTTACTCCATCCAGGAGGAGGGTGGAGATGCCAACTGGCAACTGGTAGCAGAAGAAGGTGCGATGAAGGTGAGGACAGAGAACATGAgtcatttctcttgtttgctGTGAATATTTAAATCTCATTCACATTTTAAAAGGTACTGCAGTAGTAATTTATTTGTGCTACAGTGGAAAAATACTCCACTGAAGTACACGGTggattaaaactttaaaagccTGAAAAAATCATCTTAGTTTTTAGTAACGGGTGAAGTTGTGTTTATAATATTCTGTCTGTGGTGCTGTGTAACAGGTATACAGGAGGGAAGTGGAGGAGAACGGCATCGTCCTGGATCCCCTCAAAGCGACACATGCTGTGAAGGGGGTAACTGGACATGAGGTCTGCCACTACTTCTGGGACACTGCAGTCCGATTGGACTGGGAGAGTAAGATCTGTGTTTTACACAACATATTATTACTACTTGACTTTCCTTGTGTTATTGCCATGACCTGATGTGCTTTCTTCCTCCCACAGCCACGGTTGAAAATTTCCACGTTGTGGAAAAGCTCTCTGATAATGCTGTCATTGTCTACCAGACGCACAAGGTATACTGAGTGCACACTGCACAGTGAAACGCATTGCACATTTCATTAGTTATATTGCACAGCCTGtttttgattgattgaatcGATCACGTCTTCTGTGTTTTAGACAGTGTGGCCTGTCGCTCAGAGAGATGTGCTCTTTCTGTCAGTCATCAAGACGATTCCACCGAGAAATGAAAACGAACCCGACACATGGATCGTCTGCAACATCTCTGTGGAGCATGATGATGTACCTGTAAGATTAACCATCTGAGGCTTACTTTGGGTTTTTAGCACTATACTATTTTGCTGTGTTCATTTAATTAACCCATGCTCAGGGCATTTTGTGccatttagttttttattttcatgctaTTTTGCATGCTGATATTTGCCAAAGGATGCCAATTTTAGAATAGTTGTCTCAGCTCCTTAAATTAGCTTAAAATGGTTAAGTTATGCAAAAGCTGCCACATTTCATCTAAAAATGCCCCATTGAAAGCTACTGAAATTCGcttcaattttaaatctttaggTTTGTCCACGAGATGGCGCTACTCTTCGCTATTGAAAGCATGCTGCAAATTTTTAcactcttttctgttttctgcaaGGGTGTCTTGTTACTGAACTTATAAGTTATTGCCGCTATTGATGTTggataattgtgtgtgtgtgtgtgtgtgtgtcttccctttcttccctttctttcttttctttttttctcattagtATTTGTTTTAGTAAAAAATCTGGCACTGTATAGAAAATGCATGAAAATCAATGCTGCTGCCAATCATTAACCCATCTCAGGGCCTAACAAAAATACGAATCATATACTCCTTGAAATGTAGTTTAtagtaattttgtttttgttgttgttttagtgaTAAAAGGCAGTGCAGCTATGTAAACATACTGACCTTTCAaggattaaaataaaaaataattatacgtttttttatatgtatatttcaGGCTGAAGTAGTTTTAAAACCACAGCATATCAGCATTAAGACCTCAAACCAACTGTCAGACACGGTGGTGGAGGAATGATGTTTTGGAGTCACAGGAACCTGAGCACCTTTCATGAACTCATGAAGTATTATAGAGTCAAATCTGACACTGGCAGCTAAAGCTTGGGTCACACGACAgggcaatgatcccaagcacaatCATGTGAGAGGCtcataaagtcatacagaagaCAATTACTTTGAGTTACAGCT includes these proteins:
- the LOC109204582 gene encoding collagen type IV alpha-3-binding protein, coding for MSTGTSLHSSPKQSRKSKKKQLLKQETQRWIPVQTCSHPVTSQSKTVWKVQLPSASSGHEYSTIGTHRFANKVEETVQNHMAYSIQEEGGDANWQLVAEEGAMKVYRREVEENGIVLDPLKATHAVKGVTGHEVCHYFWDTAVRLDWETTVENFHVVEKLSDNAVIVYQTHKTVWPVAQRDVLFLSVIKTIPPRNENEPDTWIVCNISVEHDDVPLTNRCVRAKLNVAMICQTLVSPPEGDKEISRDNILCRVSYVANVNPGGWFPASILRPVAKREYPKFLKRFSSYVQEKTAGKPILF